One genomic window of Comamonas serinivorans includes the following:
- a CDS encoding ABC transporter ATP-binding protein → MGDVLLSAQDLSVRFGGVLAVNKVSFEVRQGEVFTLIGPNGAGKTTVFNLISRLYQPTSGQIVWHGEPQGGPVVLTQQAPHRIANLGIARTFQNIELFEHASVLHNLLVGYHCHATTGFWSRLFFTPATRRSELTARRKAEEVIELLDLQHHRDAMVAGLPYGVRKVVELARALCTEPKLLLLDEPSSGLNVEETADMAFWIQDIQQELGISVLMVEHDMTLVSKVSDRVLAMNQGEVLAMGTAREVQQDARVIEAYLGTVDDVSSLRRTPQANPAEVAP, encoded by the coding sequence ATGGGTGACGTGCTGCTTTCAGCCCAGGACCTGAGTGTGCGTTTTGGCGGCGTGCTGGCCGTGAACAAGGTCAGCTTCGAGGTGCGCCAAGGGGAGGTCTTCACCTTGATCGGCCCCAACGGCGCCGGCAAGACCACGGTGTTCAACCTCATCAGCCGGCTGTACCAGCCGACGTCGGGCCAGATCGTCTGGCACGGTGAGCCCCAGGGTGGGCCCGTGGTCCTGACCCAGCAGGCGCCGCACCGGATTGCCAACCTCGGCATTGCCCGCACGTTCCAGAACATCGAACTGTTCGAGCATGCCAGCGTGTTGCACAACCTGCTGGTGGGCTACCACTGCCATGCCACCACCGGTTTCTGGAGCCGGCTGTTCTTCACGCCGGCCACGCGGCGTTCCGAGCTGACTGCGCGGCGCAAGGCGGAGGAGGTCATCGAGCTGCTCGACCTGCAGCACCACCGCGATGCCATGGTGGCCGGGCTGCCTTACGGGGTGCGCAAGGTGGTGGAGCTGGCCCGGGCCCTGTGCACCGAACCCAAGCTGCTGCTGCTCGACGAGCCGTCGTCGGGCCTGAACGTGGAGGAGACCGCCGACATGGCATTCTGGATCCAGGACATCCAGCAGGAGCTGGGCATCTCGGTGCTCATGGTCGAGCACGACATGACGCTGGTGTCCAAGGTGTCGGACCGGGTGCTGGCCATGAACCAGGGCGAGGTGCTGGCCATGGGCACGGCGCGCGAGGTGCAGCAGGATGCCCGCGTGATCGAGGCCTACCTGGGCACGGTGGATGACGTCAGCAGCCTGCGCCGCACGCCGCAGGCCAACCCGGCGGAGGTGGCGCCATGA